The following coding sequences are from one Leptospira mayottensis 200901116 window:
- a CDS encoding methyl-accepting chemotaxis protein, with translation MDDNITNSIRKFILNFILITEVVGFTLTIGTAILFYKMFLEMDSDQLEIAIYATLITSVFILIFAIFSDMRRLRPIQKYLFIAEKGIADKEIILKAQKSIFRLPFFHSVDIGLRILIAASVVITILGRFVVLDATDYYNLYAITLLMSLLVGVYTFLVTEKLTSNLIEKGIFKNIDVSSLVKIRLTGSLTITFIFIMCILAITISCLVFKFNHLAIQKSYFNQMENMNETLNIFTESIFEEVQSDAQKLKKNSLFLSLIKNRKTDEIQKFLETLLDHSPKYESISLIKQENQSWKVFIGTGILSKDRESILKDFKLPSKDIIIETISRKRIFLSEPISSPISGTPILLILETIPQNENVYIAYSLRIADLTSKLIGSIQIGKSGYSGLISPNEVIINHINPSLNLKSLKSFSFYPQMKNYKNKVPLRYLFNGKYKYTILYKSPKYDFLTFTSVECEEITGEAIVCVYAMVGISLAGLFLIGVLIYSILKKRIRPLEESKNALEAMANGNLTNGLKVFSMDEIGEMAISINSFNKNVRKVLNKIANSSENLASSSDEMSKAHHSISDNAQNQASSSEEISASIEEISAGMDGMETQTEEQVNLLDQFALDMSQFSHSIHATFRNLEKTMSEMERITGNAQKGEKSLELTNHSIIKISRSSEDIAGVIEIINNISEQIHLLSLNTAIEAARAGSAGRGFAVVADEISKLADKTTDSIKNIEHIIQNNETEIGIGIQNITDTVKVISGIIQGISEINHQMKVVNQFMEDQLSKNDQMNLTAKEVKSRADAIQAAVCEQKIAIEEISKRITTINELNQSSATSSEELSSNSINLAKLAEELKHEVEFFKL, from the coding sequence ATGGATGACAACATTACAAATTCGATTCGTAAATTCATTCTTAATTTCATTTTGATAACCGAAGTCGTAGGTTTTACTCTTACGATAGGTACGGCGATTTTATTTTATAAAATGTTTCTGGAGATGGATTCCGATCAACTTGAAATTGCAATCTACGCCACTTTAATAACTTCAGTTTTTATTCTTATATTTGCCATTTTTTCGGACATGCGTAGGCTTCGGCCCATTCAAAAGTATCTCTTTATCGCCGAAAAAGGTATCGCAGATAAAGAAATCATCTTAAAGGCGCAGAAATCTATATTCCGTCTTCCTTTTTTTCATTCAGTTGATATTGGTCTTCGAATTTTAATCGCGGCCTCTGTCGTTATCACTATTCTTGGTCGTTTTGTGGTCTTAGATGCGACTGATTACTATAATCTGTATGCGATCACTCTCCTCATGTCTCTTCTTGTAGGAGTGTACACGTTTTTAGTCACGGAAAAATTGACTTCCAATCTGATAGAAAAGGGTATATTCAAAAACATAGATGTATCATCTCTGGTAAAGATTCGCCTTACAGGCTCCCTTACAATAACCTTTATCTTTATCATGTGTATTCTTGCGATTACGATTTCCTGTCTCGTATTCAAGTTTAACCATTTGGCAATTCAAAAATCCTATTTCAATCAGATGGAAAACATGAATGAAACACTGAATATTTTTACGGAATCGATCTTCGAGGAAGTTCAATCCGATGCACAAAAATTGAAAAAAAATTCTTTATTCCTTTCTCTGATCAAAAATCGCAAAACGGACGAAATTCAGAAATTTTTAGAAACACTTTTAGATCACTCCCCAAAATACGAATCCATTTCGCTTATCAAACAGGAAAATCAATCCTGGAAGGTTTTCATAGGTACAGGAATACTCTCCAAAGACCGCGAATCCATTCTCAAAGATTTTAAACTTCCTTCGAAAGATATTATCATAGAGACGATTTCAAGAAAAAGAATATTCCTAAGCGAACCGATCTCTTCCCCCATTTCCGGAACGCCCATACTTTTAATTTTGGAAACGATTCCGCAAAACGAAAATGTCTACATCGCTTATTCTCTTAGAATCGCAGACCTTACGAGTAAACTAATCGGTTCTATTCAGATCGGAAAATCGGGTTATTCAGGACTTATAAGTCCAAACGAAGTGATAATCAATCACATTAACCCTTCTTTGAATCTGAAAAGTTTGAAAAGTTTTTCTTTCTATCCTCAAATGAAAAATTATAAGAACAAGGTTCCGCTTCGTTATCTTTTTAATGGGAAATACAAATATACGATTCTTTATAAAAGTCCGAAATACGATTTTCTTACATTTACTTCGGTCGAATGCGAAGAAATCACCGGTGAAGCGATCGTCTGCGTTTACGCAATGGTCGGTATTTCCCTTGCTGGTCTTTTTCTAATAGGAGTTTTGATCTATTCTATTCTTAAAAAGAGAATCCGTCCTTTGGAAGAAAGTAAGAATGCCTTGGAAGCTATGGCGAACGGGAATCTTACCAACGGACTTAAGGTTTTTTCGATGGATGAAATCGGAGAGATGGCAATTTCAATCAATTCGTTTAACAAAAATGTGAGAAAGGTTTTGAATAAGATCGCAAACTCATCTGAAAACCTTGCAAGTTCCTCCGACGAGATGTCAAAAGCTCATCACTCCATTTCCGATAACGCACAAAACCAGGCTTCTTCTTCGGAAGAAATTTCCGCTTCGATCGAAGAGATCTCCGCCGGTATGGATGGAATGGAGACCCAGACGGAGGAACAAGTCAATCTACTGGATCAATTCGCTTTGGATATGAGTCAATTCTCACATTCCATTCATGCAACTTTTAGAAATTTGGAAAAGACAATGTCCGAAATGGAAAGGATCACGGGAAATGCGCAAAAAGGAGAAAAATCTCTAGAGCTAACCAATCATTCTATCATCAAAATTAGCCGTAGTTCGGAAGATATCGCAGGAGTTATAGAAATCATCAACAACATCTCAGAACAAATTCATCTTCTCTCATTGAACACGGCAATCGAAGCCGCCAGAGCCGGAAGCGCCGGAAGAGGTTTTGCGGTCGTCGCTGATGAAATTTCGAAACTAGCGGATAAAACGACGGACAGCATCAAAAATATCGAACATATCATTCAGAACAACGAAACGGAAATAGGAATCGGAATTCAAAACATCACCGATACGGTAAAAGTTATCTCCGGAATCATCCAAGGGATTTCTGAAATCAATCACCAAATGAAGGTGGTAAATCAGTTTATGGAAGATCAACTTTCCAAAAACGATCAGATGAATCTCACCGCCAAAGAAGTCAAAAGCAGAGCGGACGCAATTCAAGCGGCAGTTTGCGAACAAAAAATTGCAATCGAAGAGATTTCTAAAAGGATCACTACTATAAACGAACTCAATCAATCTTCCGCGACTTCCTCGGAGGAACTGAGTTCCAATTCCATCAACTTAGCGAAATTAGCCGAAGAGCTAAAACACGAAGTAGAATTTTTTAAACTTTGA
- a CDS encoding M23 family metallopeptidase: MYNTFHISKLKNSIIKFRFLIFFAFTSVIGTPISYGNLGSETDFIDFGRWTTTPFSYSVSSSFSSEYGGFNLFDSDSNTHWYSSNRSGSEWIIIDFGAKRLINGLEITVPIFRKERAAKKYEVQVLIRDDWRTIFVNQEVQLHNFHKLENLDASVLRIYFPNTTDHGVVISDLKLFLNQKLLNGIEPRLRGYTFPVPDGLIPGLDFQLPNAPRAYRNGVHKGIDIYKKRELSGQTRNLNFQDEAVSPADGIIVRADHLYSPMTLSDYEYHTSQSQKGTVTYVEKDFGGRQVWIDHGHGVMSSFNHLSSIRKNLKVGNKVKRGEVIGTIGNSGLMEEAKGIADNAHLHFEIWVDGEFFGNGVAPAQVRKMLQFFFKRNGAD; this comes from the coding sequence ATGTATAATACATTCCATATTTCTAAATTAAAAAATTCGATTATAAAATTTAGATTTTTGATCTTTTTCGCTTTCACTTCCGTAATCGGAACTCCGATCTCATACGGAAATCTCGGTTCCGAAACGGACTTTATCGATTTTGGTAGATGGACTACGACGCCATTCAGTTATTCGGTATCTTCCTCTTTTTCGTCTGAATACGGCGGATTTAACCTCTTCGATTCCGATTCGAACACTCATTGGTACTCCTCCAATCGCTCCGGTTCGGAATGGATCATAATCGATTTCGGAGCCAAAAGACTCATCAATGGTCTGGAAATCACCGTCCCCATTTTTAGAAAAGAAAGAGCGGCAAAAAAATACGAAGTTCAGGTCCTAATCCGAGACGATTGGAGAACCATATTCGTAAATCAAGAAGTACAACTGCATAATTTCCACAAACTTGAAAATCTAGACGCGTCAGTACTGAGAATTTATTTTCCGAATACAACGGATCACGGCGTAGTGATCAGTGATCTAAAACTTTTCCTAAATCAAAAACTATTAAATGGAATCGAACCCAGACTTCGCGGTTATACCTTTCCCGTTCCCGATGGGTTGATTCCGGGCTTAGACTTTCAACTTCCGAACGCTCCCCGTGCCTATCGCAACGGAGTCCATAAAGGAATTGATATATACAAAAAACGAGAACTATCCGGTCAAACCCGAAATCTAAATTTTCAAGATGAAGCGGTTTCTCCGGCGGACGGCATTATAGTTCGCGCGGATCACTTATATTCTCCCATGACCCTTTCCGATTACGAATACCATACCTCCCAATCCCAAAAAGGAACGGTTACTTACGTCGAAAAGGATTTCGGAGGAAGACAGGTTTGGATCGATCACGGACACGGCGTAATGTCTAGTTTCAATCACCTTTCTTCCATTCGAAAAAATCTAAAAGTAGGAAACAAGGTAAAACGAGGGGAAGTGATCGGAACAATCGGCAACTCAGGTCTTATGGAAGAAGCAAAAGGGATCGCAGATAACGCGCATCTTCACTTTGAAATTTGGGTGGACGGGGAATTTTTTGGGAACGGAGTCGCACCAGCGCAGGTACGAAAAATGCTTCAATTTTTCTTTAAACGTAACGGGGCAGACTAA
- a CDS encoding FeoA family protein, producing the protein MTHLLSELEKGQEASIVSLVFQPGKEELFQNILDIGLLPGTKVLVLEKYSSQKKIVLRAGEVEIAIRETEAKLIQIGDIYGPL; encoded by the coding sequence ATGACTCATTTGTTAAGCGAATTGGAAAAGGGGCAGGAAGCCTCTATCGTCTCCTTGGTTTTTCAGCCCGGAAAAGAGGAACTATTCCAAAATATCTTAGATATCGGACTTCTTCCGGGAACAAAAGTGCTCGTTCTTGAAAAGTATTCTTCCCAAAAAAAGATCGTTCTCCGTGCAGGAGAAGTAGAGATCGCGATCCGAGAAACAGAAGCCAAGTTGATTCAGATAGGAGATATTTATGGACCACTCTAA
- the feoB gene encoding ferrous iron transport protein B, which produces MDHSKMVLNPKTSRILMAGNPNCGKSTLFNRLTGLRQKTGNYHGVTVEKAEGFLSRHGEQSLKVLDLPGAFSLGGNSEDKQITSRVLINHQEGDKILFVMDASLAERSLQFLLQVLELNIPVLVAVTMKDVLEKKRIRLELDSLSREFGILFQYVNPKNGDGIQELKDLIFSTDSFRLPIRSFSWDPEREKFLNGLLKSFPSEHSNSLKFVLINSFKELSGEVLQKGLPGISLFPENSRKFIREEFNRFGKRFTYLEELTQKSIYIKKILGNAIIGNPISSERILSKVDKILLHPFWGVISFLGIMALIFQTLFTWSEIPMNWIESAVQNVGSLVGRFLDEGPLRSLIQEGIIGGVGAVLVFIPQISLLFLFIGILEETGYIARASFVMDRFMGKFGLSGKSFIPLLSSAACAVPAIMGTRTIENKSDRITTILVAPLITCSARYPVYILVIGAIFPTGNLWGIFNIQALTMLGLFLLGMISSMLAALVFKKTFFKSDSSYFLMELPAYNTPSIKSLALTVFKKLKAFLSTAGQIILFISILLWFLANYPRIDSSLYPNAGDAELKKIQIRESYAGSAGKFMEPILKPIGFDWKMGIGIITSFAAREIMVSTLSIIYGVGGEESNDDLKEAIRNDKDKNGKAVWGLKNSVSLLLFFAFACQCMSTIAVVKKETNSVFWPSFLFTYMTILAYSASFSVFQIWSLFS; this is translated from the coding sequence ATGGACCACTCTAAAATGGTTCTTAATCCAAAAACGTCCCGAATTCTCATGGCCGGAAATCCAAATTGCGGCAAATCGACCTTATTCAATCGTTTGACAGGACTAAGACAAAAAACCGGAAACTATCACGGTGTCACGGTAGAAAAAGCGGAAGGTTTTTTAAGTCGTCACGGAGAACAGTCTCTAAAAGTTTTGGATCTTCCGGGAGCATTCAGTCTAGGTGGAAACTCCGAAGATAAACAAATCACGAGCAGAGTTCTAATCAACCATCAAGAAGGAGACAAAATCCTTTTCGTAATGGATGCTTCTCTTGCGGAAAGGAGTCTTCAGTTTTTACTTCAAGTTTTGGAATTAAATATTCCCGTCTTAGTCGCGGTTACGATGAAAGACGTTCTGGAAAAGAAAAGGATACGTCTGGAATTGGATTCTCTCTCAAGAGAATTTGGAATCTTATTTCAATACGTAAATCCCAAAAACGGAGATGGGATCCAAGAACTCAAAGATCTGATCTTTTCCACTGACTCGTTTCGACTTCCGATTCGATCCTTTTCATGGGACCCCGAAAGGGAAAAATTTTTGAACGGACTTTTAAAATCCTTCCCTTCCGAACATTCAAATTCTTTAAAGTTTGTTCTGATTAATTCTTTCAAGGAACTTTCCGGAGAAGTCTTACAAAAAGGTCTGCCTGGTATTTCTCTTTTTCCCGAAAACTCCAGAAAATTCATTCGGGAAGAATTTAATCGTTTTGGAAAACGTTTCACTTACCTCGAAGAACTGACTCAAAAGTCTATCTATATCAAAAAAATCTTAGGAAACGCGATCATCGGTAATCCAATTTCCAGTGAAAGGATTCTTTCCAAAGTGGATAAAATTCTTCTCCATCCTTTTTGGGGAGTGATTTCGTTTTTAGGAATCATGGCTTTGATCTTTCAGACACTTTTTACCTGGTCGGAAATCCCAATGAATTGGATCGAGTCAGCGGTTCAAAATGTCGGAAGTCTTGTCGGAAGATTTTTAGACGAAGGTCCGCTTCGCTCTTTGATTCAAGAAGGAATCATTGGAGGAGTCGGAGCGGTTCTTGTGTTTATTCCTCAAATCAGTCTTTTGTTTTTATTTATCGGAATTCTGGAAGAAACCGGTTATATCGCAAGGGCTTCTTTCGTAATGGATCGGTTTATGGGAAAGTTCGGTCTTTCGGGTAAATCATTTATCCCATTGTTGTCCTCCGCAGCTTGCGCGGTTCCTGCTATCATGGGAACCAGAACGATCGAAAATAAATCGGATCGAATTACTACGATCCTTGTAGCTCCATTGATCACTTGTTCTGCACGTTATCCGGTATATATCTTGGTCATCGGGGCAATCTTTCCCACCGGAAATCTCTGGGGAATTTTTAATATCCAAGCCCTTACGATGCTTGGACTTTTTCTCTTGGGAATGATCTCATCCATGCTCGCAGCCCTCGTTTTCAAAAAAACGTTTTTCAAATCAGATTCCTCCTATTTTTTAATGGAACTTCCGGCTTATAACACTCCTTCAATCAAAAGCCTGGCGCTCACAGTATTCAAAAAATTGAAAGCGTTCTTATCCACGGCGGGACAAATCATCCTGTTTATTTCAATCCTACTTTGGTTTTTGGCGAACTATCCGAGAATCGATTCTTCCCTTTATCCGAATGCAGGTGACGCTGAACTCAAAAAAATCCAAATCAGAGAATCCTATGCGGGCTCCGCCGGAAAGTTCATGGAACCGATTCTAAAACCGATTGGATTCGATTGGAAAATGGGAATCGGAATCATCACTTCTTTTGCCGCAAGGGAGATCATGGTTTCAACTCTTTCCATCATCTATGGAGTCGGAGGAGAAGAATCTAACGATGATCTCAAAGAGGCGATTCGAAACGATAAGGACAAAAATGGGAAAGCAGTATGGGGTCTTAAGAATTCGGTCAGTTTACTTTTGTTTTTCGCGTTCGCCTGTCAGTGTATGTCCACTATCGCCGTGGTCAAAAAGGAAACGAACTCCGTCTTCTGGCCTTCGTTTCTTTTTACGTATATGACAATTTTAGCATATTCGGCCTCTTTTTCGGTCTTTCAAATTTGGAGTCTATTTTCCTAA
- a CDS encoding ABC1 kinase family protein, translating into MADFFDSLKMGFGGASRILNSSFVFSSKTLLLLKDLALGGNTFPIRLREAFEELGATYIKLGQLIASVPSLFPEEFVTEMQKCLDGIRPVPFTTVEKIIQKELGGKLTDHFHSVEPIPIASASIAQVHSAITKDGLDVVIKVQRPDIESTLSADLNLIYFASVLFERFAPGLNKSGISDMVEQFQTSILEEIDFYKEANNIEEFEKELLFMGETRARVPKVYRELSTKKILTMERFYGAPITDEDSIRKYSSDPQKTLTDALEIWFSTLSRNGFFHADVHAGNLMILRDGTVGFIDFGIVGRISPRVWDGLMIFLEGLSLNQTEKIAKGLIQMDSTAKGVNEKKLAQDLEVVFSRMTEMVMKVQMGDLESLDDKKLNTILFEFREISLRNGLKIPKEFGLLIKQILYFDRYVKTMAPEIDLIRDRDKFLI; encoded by the coding sequence ATGGCCGATTTTTTTGATTCCCTGAAAATGGGTTTCGGCGGTGCCTCCCGAATCCTAAACAGCAGTTTTGTATTTTCCTCTAAAACGCTCCTTCTCTTAAAAGATCTCGCATTAGGTGGAAACACATTTCCAATTCGCCTTCGAGAAGCGTTTGAAGAGTTAGGTGCCACATACATCAAGCTAGGTCAATTGATCGCTTCTGTCCCTTCTCTTTTTCCAGAAGAATTTGTTACGGAAATGCAGAAGTGTTTGGATGGAATTCGGCCCGTTCCCTTTACCACGGTGGAAAAGATCATCCAAAAGGAATTAGGTGGAAAACTTACCGATCATTTTCACAGCGTGGAACCGATTCCGATCGCTTCCGCCTCCATCGCTCAAGTACACTCCGCAATTACCAAAGATGGATTAGATGTAGTTATCAAAGTACAAAGACCGGATATAGAATCCACGTTATCCGCCGATTTAAATCTCATTTATTTTGCGTCCGTCCTCTTCGAAAGATTTGCGCCTGGACTAAACAAATCGGGAATTTCCGATATGGTCGAACAGTTCCAAACATCCATATTAGAAGAAATTGATTTTTATAAGGAAGCAAACAACATCGAAGAGTTCGAAAAAGAGCTTCTTTTTATGGGAGAAACGAGAGCCAGAGTTCCCAAGGTCTATAGAGAATTATCCACAAAGAAAATCCTTACCATGGAACGTTTCTACGGGGCTCCGATCACCGATGAAGATTCAATCCGAAAATATTCCTCCGATCCACAAAAAACTCTGACGGATGCCTTGGAAATTTGGTTTTCTACTCTCTCTAGAAACGGCTTCTTCCACGCGGACGTACATGCAGGAAATTTAATGATTCTTCGAGACGGCACAGTGGGATTTATCGACTTCGGTATCGTTGGAAGGATCTCTCCCCGAGTCTGGGACGGTCTGATGATTTTCCTGGAGGGCTTAAGCCTCAATCAAACCGAAAAAATTGCAAAAGGTCTGATCCAAATGGACTCTACCGCCAAAGGTGTGAATGAAAAAAAGCTCGCACAGGATTTGGAAGTTGTCTTTTCCAGGATGACCGAAATGGTGATGAAAGTCCAAATGGGGGATTTAGAATCCCTGGACGATAAGAAATTAAACACAATTCTTTTCGAGTTTCGTGAAATCTCCCTCAGGAACGGTTTAAAAATTCCAAAAGAATTCGGGCTTCTTATCAAACAGATTCTTTATTTCGATCGGTACGTAAAAACAATGGCGCCTGAGATTGATCTAATCCGGGATAGGGATAAATTCCTAATATGA
- a CDS encoding N-acetylneuraminate synthase family protein, translating to MTFLKKFSITSGLDVSTESPPIVVAEIGLNHNNDEEVGKKTIAAAKKAGAQVVKFQSYVTEEFVDIHNPDAKILVDIFKKYELSETMHRKFQKAAEDEGLVFFSTPLCVSSLRLLLSLKVPAIKIASGDVTNKILLLETAKSKLPVILSSGAADFFEVNRAISLLEKEGTDKLCLLHCVSLYPTPPEKANLKVVETFKNLYPFPIGFSDHTVGSIAASTAVSLGACMIEKHFTLNRSLDGPDHGISANPEELKTVCENVLTAWKMKGNGEKKPWPEEISGRFFGRRSLYADSKGSPIALRPDLTQKSEMFLDSWEIEKANGIKSEPGKPFHV from the coding sequence ATGACCTTTCTAAAAAAATTTTCAATCACATCCGGACTAGACGTAAGCACCGAGTCCCCCCCGATCGTCGTCGCGGAAATCGGGTTGAATCACAATAACGACGAAGAAGTCGGAAAAAAAACGATTGCCGCTGCAAAAAAGGCCGGAGCACAAGTCGTAAAATTCCAATCCTACGTTACAGAAGAGTTTGTAGACATTCACAATCCAGACGCGAAAATCCTCGTGGATATATTCAAAAAATATGAATTATCGGAAACGATGCATAGGAAATTTCAAAAAGCCGCGGAAGACGAGGGTTTGGTCTTTTTTTCCACCCCTCTTTGCGTTAGTTCTTTGCGCCTTCTTTTAAGCCTCAAAGTTCCGGCAATCAAAATCGCAAGCGGAGACGTAACCAACAAAATTCTTCTTTTAGAAACTGCAAAATCGAAACTTCCGGTAATTCTCTCTTCAGGCGCCGCGGATTTCTTCGAAGTGAATCGGGCAATCTCATTATTAGAAAAAGAAGGAACGGATAAACTCTGTCTTTTACACTGTGTTTCTCTTTATCCGACACCTCCTGAAAAAGCAAACCTCAAAGTAGTGGAAACATTCAAAAACCTTTATCCGTTTCCGATAGGCTTTTCGGATCATACCGTCGGAAGTATCGCCGCCTCGACCGCAGTTTCCTTGGGAGCTTGTATGATCGAAAAACATTTCACACTGAATCGGAGTCTGGACGGGCCGGACCACGGAATTTCCGCAAATCCGGAAGAACTAAAAACGGTTTGTGAAAACGTTCTTACCGCTTGGAAGATGAAGGGAAATGGAGAAAAAAAACCTTGGCCGGAAGAAATAAGCGGAAGATTTTTCGGTAGAAGGTCTTTATATGCGGATTCAAAAGGTTCACCGATCGCTCTCCGACCAGATCTAACTCAAAAATCAGAAATGTTCTTAGATTCCTGGGAAATCGAAAAAGCAAATGGAATCAAATCGGAGCCAGGCAAGCCCTTCCATGTATAA
- a CDS encoding LTA synthase family protein: protein MLKRIPSNLKIFSGFTIGFLILFFLYRLCWCIVFSSKLASVSVSEILLAFLVGIRFDVCVCAILLGPSWILSAIYPLNRFNIYTLLWGLLPIFLFFYTSAFLIGDTLYFVETNKHLGYEGFVFLGSEFWIIFKSFFAGHTILAIVSCFAIVTLLPFTIYKYIQKKPYTFHSTQKRSELLQLLFLPPVLFLLARGGIQSRPLRPSDAIISETHIVNQLVLNGIFTSIMDIKNQSIPNNLKLSYPDAVNSVRKEIEYPGAKFVSEEYPLLRETEETNPSKPPNIVLILLESWTGKYAYTNGQILPEGKRIAPHFEDLIRKGTYFSSFFASGGRTTNGLLSTLTGIPDGPGLTAVRTPQVLSRFGGLGTVLKSIGYNTLFVHGGDVNFDNMLFLFNHWGFDTILGQEYFDTLQKYKPGPWGYYDGDLLNELHEILIKQEPPFLALTLTLTTHYPYQVPSQEDEVFSSLLEEAEYFNVYRYADKSIHSFLNKAKKAPYFKDTVFIFVGDHTHHRNLDYFEDRNVPFLIYSPGRIPPRIDPRISSQLDVIPTILGIVGKKVRFSAMGRNLLDKQISGGVAYFAFGNLFGWIENNWIFYSFTDKVRNSSFSIVPRIGETEECKNDPVKCETYHRKAKSFWNLSYELMNRNLIYPPKE from the coding sequence ATGTTAAAAAGAATTCCCTCTAACCTCAAAATTTTCTCGGGCTTTACAATCGGATTTTTGATCCTATTTTTCCTATATCGACTCTGTTGGTGCATCGTATTCTCTTCCAAGCTTGCATCTGTTTCCGTTTCTGAAATCTTACTTGCGTTTTTAGTCGGTATTCGTTTCGACGTTTGTGTCTGCGCGATCCTTCTTGGGCCATCTTGGATTCTTTCGGCCATTTATCCTTTGAATCGTTTTAATATCTATACGCTCCTTTGGGGACTCCTTCCTATCTTTTTGTTCTTTTACACATCGGCGTTTTTAATCGGAGATACTCTTTATTTCGTCGAAACTAACAAACATCTCGGTTACGAAGGTTTTGTTTTTTTAGGTTCGGAGTTTTGGATTATCTTCAAATCGTTCTTTGCAGGGCATACGATTTTAGCAATCGTATCTTGTTTCGCTATCGTAACGTTATTACCTTTTACAATCTACAAATACATTCAAAAAAAACCATATACTTTCCATTCGACGCAAAAAAGATCCGAACTCCTTCAACTACTGTTCCTTCCTCCCGTTCTATTCTTGCTCGCTCGCGGCGGAATTCAATCCAGGCCTCTCAGACCCAGCGACGCTATAATCTCGGAGACTCATATCGTAAACCAACTTGTTTTAAATGGAATTTTTACTTCTATTATGGATATCAAGAATCAATCGATTCCTAACAATTTGAAGTTATCTTATCCAGACGCAGTTAATTCCGTTCGAAAAGAAATCGAATATCCGGGAGCAAAGTTCGTTTCTGAAGAATACCCCTTGCTTCGGGAAACCGAAGAAACGAACCCAAGCAAACCACCTAACATCGTCTTGATTCTTTTGGAAAGTTGGACCGGAAAATACGCATATACGAACGGGCAAATTCTTCCCGAAGGAAAACGAATCGCACCTCATTTTGAGGACCTAATTCGAAAAGGAACCTACTTTTCTTCCTTTTTTGCAAGCGGAGGAAGGACCACCAATGGACTTTTATCCACGTTAACCGGAATTCCGGACGGTCCCGGTTTGACCGCAGTCAGAACGCCGCAAGTTTTGAGCCGCTTCGGAGGTTTAGGAACGGTTTTGAAATCGATCGGATACAATACCCTTTTTGTTCACGGCGGGGATGTAAACTTCGACAACATGCTCTTCTTGTTCAATCACTGGGGTTTTGATACGATTCTCGGTCAGGAATACTTTGATACACTTCAGAAATACAAACCCGGTCCTTGGGGTTACTACGACGGAGATTTGTTAAACGAATTACACGAAATTCTAATAAAACAAGAGCCTCCATTTTTAGCGCTCACTTTGACCTTAACCACTCATTATCCCTATCAGGTTCCCTCCCAAGAAGACGAGGTGTTTTCTTCCTTACTTGAGGAAGCTGAGTATTTCAACGTATATCGTTATGCGGATAAGTCGATCCATTCCTTTTTGAATAAAGCAAAAAAGGCTCCCTACTTCAAAGATACAGTTTTTATCTTTGTAGGAGACCATACGCATCATAGGAATCTGGATTATTTCGAAGATAGAAACGTTCCCTTTCTCATCTATTCTCCGGGAAGAATCCCGCCCCGAATCGATCCAAGAATTTCCTCTCAACTCGACGTCATTCCGACCATCCTTGGAATCGTCGGTAAAAAAGTTCGATTCTCAGCGATGGGAAGAAATCTTTTGGACAAACAAATTTCCGGCGGAGTCGCCTATTTCGCTTTCGGAAATCTTTTCGGTTGGATCGAAAATAATTGGATCTTTTACAGTTTTACGGACAAGGTTCGCAATTCCTCCTTCTCGATCGTTCCAAGAATCGGAGAAACGGAAGAATGTAAGAACGACCCGGTGAAATGCGAGACATATCATCGGAAAGCGAAATCATTTTGGAACTTAAGTTACGAGTTAATGAACCGAAATCTTATATATCCACCCAAAGAATAA